One stretch of Streptomyces sp. MMBL 11-1 DNA includes these proteins:
- the pulA gene encoding pullulanase-type alpha-1,6-glucosidase, with translation MSRTILGRWTVAALCAALLPVVPAATAAASPRPPAPPSDAKLAREADRHDLTREQFYFVLPDRFANGDASNDRGGLTGSRLEHGYDPTDKGFYQGGDLKGLTRKLDYIKGLGTTAIWMAPIFKNRPVQGTGKDASAGYHGYWITDFTQVDPHFGTNADLERLIDKAHAKGMKVFFDVITNHTADTVDYAEKTYGYQPKGAYPYLDEDGRPFDDRDGVGEVDEDSFPYTPVQTPGTGEKVPSWLNDPTMYHNRGDSTWAGESNEYGDFSGLDDLWTERPEVVKGMERIYEKWVRDFDIDGFRIDTVKHVDLDFWTQWATALDAYAAKRGRDDFFMFGEVYSADTEVTSPYVTRGRLDSTLDFPFQDAARQFASQGAPAGRLASVYGNDYRYTTDKANAYEQVTFLGNHDMGRIGTFLKQDNPKADDAELLKRARLANELMFLGRGNPVVYYGDEQGFTGAGGDKDSRQTLFASETADYLDDDQLGTDRTHASDAYDTKHPVYRSIAALSELTKAHPALRDGTQTERFAEGSVYATSRIDTRRPYEYLVASNNGTSPRQVQLTTESAGMDFRTLYGGSGAVRSGKDKRVTVTVPALSSIVLKADRPVSSPAAEPAIALKAPAAGATGTVEITADVDGGQLNRVVFAAQVGNGKWKTLGSADHAPYKVTQYLDETVEAGTPLRYKAVVVDRVGRTSGAHASTTAGATPPKPKPVAVERDRAVVHYQRPDGDYEGWQLKSGEKTAEFIGRDAFGAFAWIDLEEGADSVPYTVEKNGTADGPRRTIDLGVTGQVWIEQGKDGQRAEAPGAPPQDTGKAVLNYHRPDGDYDGWGLHTWAGAKEPTDWSKPLMPVRKDAYGVTFEVPLVDGATTLSYILHKGDEKDLPSDQSLDLATYGHEVWILGGKPGYLLPQTGGGAAPDLSKAEAQWIDKDTVVWKVKATDATSQQLVYAPEGGISVVDGALSDEGRWLRLTRSALSDAQKAKHPHLKDYPAFTVDARDRDRVRASLRGQLIATQRAANGALLAATGVQTAGILDDLYGKKAASAELGPVFRKSRPTLSVWAPTARTVSLELDGRTHPMKRDDRTGVWSVTGKKSWRGKPYRYAVTVWAPTVQKMVTNKVTDPYSTALTADSARSLVVDLTDPKLAPRGWSGLRKPAATPLRDAQIQELHVRDFSVTDRTAAHPGEYLAFTDSRSTGMRHLKKLADSGTSYVHLLPVFDIGTIPEKKKDQQQPACDLHVYAPDSEEQQACVSKAAAKDGFNWGYDPLHYTVPEGSYASDPDGTRRTVEFRQMVQGLNRAGLRTVMDVVYNHTVASGQDDKSVLDRIVPGYYQRLLEDGSVATSTCCANTAPENTMMGKLVVDSVVTWAKEYKVDGFRFDLMGHHPKENILAVREALDGLTLAKDGVDGKKIILYGEGWNFGEIADDARFVQATQKNMAGTGIATFSDRARDAVRGGGPFDEDPGVQGFASGLYTDPNASPANGTRAEQKARLLHYQDLIKVGLTGNLADYTFTDTSGRTVKGSEVDYNGAPAGYAAAPGDALAYSDAHDNETLFDALAFKLPADTTAAGRARAQVVAMAASVLSQGPSLSQAGTDLLRSKSLDRNSYDSGDWFNALHWDCRDGNGFGRGLPPAADNQDKWAYAKPLLAATGTIAPDCAQIDGASAAYRDLLTIRSTEKEFSLRTAGQVQSALSFPLSGTAETPGVITMRLGELVVVLNAAPTTADQRLAAPAGRTYALHPVQAKGADPTVKRARYDGKSATFTVPGRTVAVFALR, from the coding sequence CCCGCCGTCGGACGCGAAGCTCGCCCGTGAGGCGGACCGGCACGACCTCACGCGCGAGCAGTTCTACTTCGTCCTGCCCGACCGGTTCGCCAACGGCGACGCCTCCAACGACCGGGGCGGGCTGACCGGTTCACGGCTGGAGCACGGCTACGACCCCACCGACAAGGGGTTCTACCAGGGCGGCGACCTCAAGGGCCTGACCCGGAAGCTCGACTACATCAAGGGCCTCGGCACCACCGCCATCTGGATGGCGCCGATCTTCAAGAACCGGCCCGTGCAGGGCACCGGCAAGGACGCGTCGGCGGGCTACCACGGCTACTGGATCACCGACTTCACCCAGGTCGACCCGCACTTCGGCACCAACGCCGACCTGGAGCGGCTGATCGACAAGGCCCACGCCAAGGGCATGAAGGTCTTCTTCGACGTCATCACCAACCACACCGCCGACACCGTCGACTACGCGGAGAAGACCTACGGCTACCAGCCCAAGGGCGCCTACCCCTACCTCGACGAGGACGGCCGCCCCTTCGACGACCGCGACGGCGTCGGAGAGGTCGACGAGGACTCCTTCCCGTACACCCCGGTGCAGACGCCCGGCACCGGCGAGAAGGTCCCCTCCTGGCTCAACGACCCGACGATGTACCACAACCGGGGCGACTCGACGTGGGCCGGCGAGTCCAACGAGTACGGCGACTTCTCCGGCCTCGACGACCTGTGGACCGAGCGTCCCGAGGTCGTGAAGGGCATGGAGAGGATCTACGAGAAGTGGGTCCGCGACTTCGACATCGACGGCTTCCGCATCGACACCGTCAAACACGTCGACCTGGACTTCTGGACCCAGTGGGCCACCGCGCTGGACGCGTACGCCGCGAAGCGCGGCCGGGACGACTTCTTCATGTTCGGCGAGGTCTACTCCGCCGACACCGAGGTGACCTCCCCGTACGTGACCCGGGGCCGCCTGGACTCCACCCTGGACTTCCCGTTCCAGGACGCCGCCCGGCAGTTCGCCTCCCAGGGCGCGCCCGCCGGCCGGCTCGCCTCCGTGTACGGGAACGACTACCGCTACACCACCGACAAGGCCAACGCCTACGAGCAGGTCACCTTCCTCGGCAACCACGACATGGGCCGTATCGGGACCTTCCTGAAGCAGGACAACCCGAAGGCCGACGACGCCGAACTGCTGAAGCGGGCCCGGCTCGCCAACGAGCTGATGTTCCTCGGCCGGGGCAACCCGGTGGTCTACTACGGCGACGAGCAGGGCTTCACCGGAGCCGGCGGCGACAAGGACTCCCGTCAGACGCTCTTCGCCTCGGAGACCGCCGACTACCTCGACGACGACCAGCTCGGCACCGACCGGACGCACGCCTCGGACGCGTACGACACCAAGCACCCGGTCTACCGCTCCATCGCCGCCCTCTCCGAGCTCACCAAGGCCCACCCGGCGCTGCGCGACGGCACCCAGACCGAGCGGTTCGCGGAAGGCTCGGTGTACGCCACCTCGCGCATCGACACCCGGCGCCCGTACGAATACCTCGTCGCCTCCAACAACGGCACGAGCCCGCGCCAGGTCCAGCTCACCACCGAGTCGGCCGGCATGGACTTCCGTACGCTGTACGGCGGTTCCGGCGCGGTCCGCAGCGGCAAGGACAAACGGGTCACCGTCACCGTGCCCGCCCTCTCCAGCATCGTGCTGAAGGCCGACCGGCCGGTCTCCTCCCCGGCCGCCGAGCCGGCCATCGCGCTGAAGGCCCCGGCCGCCGGCGCCACCGGCACCGTCGAGATCACCGCCGACGTGGACGGCGGACAGCTCAACCGGGTCGTCTTCGCCGCCCAGGTGGGCAACGGGAAGTGGAAGACGCTCGGTTCGGCCGACCACGCCCCGTACAAGGTCACCCAGTACCTCGACGAGACGGTCGAGGCGGGAACCCCGCTGCGCTACAAGGCCGTTGTCGTCGACCGGGTGGGCCGCACCTCCGGTGCTCACGCCTCGACCACCGCCGGAGCGACCCCGCCGAAGCCGAAGCCCGTCGCCGTCGAGCGCGACCGGGCGGTCGTCCACTACCAGCGCCCCGACGGCGACTACGAGGGATGGCAGCTCAAGTCCGGCGAGAAGACGGCCGAGTTCATCGGGCGGGACGCCTTCGGCGCGTTCGCCTGGATCGACCTGGAGGAGGGCGCCGACTCCGTCCCGTACACCGTCGAGAAGAACGGCACGGCCGACGGCCCGCGGCGGACGATCGACCTCGGCGTGACCGGACAGGTCTGGATCGAGCAGGGCAAGGACGGGCAGCGGGCCGAAGCCCCCGGGGCCCCGCCGCAGGACACCGGCAAGGCGGTTCTCAACTACCACCGCCCGGACGGGGACTACGACGGCTGGGGGCTGCACACCTGGGCCGGGGCCAAGGAGCCCACCGACTGGTCCAAGCCGCTGATGCCGGTGAGGAAGGACGCCTACGGGGTCACCTTCGAGGTGCCGCTCGTCGACGGGGCCACCACCCTCAGCTACATCCTGCACAAGGGCGACGAGAAGGACCTGCCCAGCGACCAGTCCCTGGACCTCGCCACCTACGGCCACGAGGTCTGGATTCTCGGCGGCAAGCCCGGCTACCTGCTCCCGCAGACGGGCGGCGGCGCGGCCCCCGACCTGTCGAAGGCCGAGGCGCAGTGGATCGACAAGGACACCGTCGTCTGGAAGGTGAAGGCCACCGACGCCACCAGTCAGCAGCTCGTGTACGCGCCCGAGGGCGGCATCTCCGTCGTCGACGGGGCGCTCTCCGACGAGGGCCGGTGGCTGCGGCTCACGCGGTCCGCGCTGAGTGACGCGCAGAAGGCGAAGCACCCGCACCTCAAGGACTACCCGGCGTTCACGGTGGACGCCCGCGACCGGGACCGGGTCCGCGCCTCCCTGCGCGGCCAGCTCATCGCCACCCAGCGCGCCGCCAACGGCGCCCTGCTCGCCGCCACCGGCGTACAGACCGCCGGCATCCTGGACGACCTCTACGGAAAGAAGGCGGCCTCCGCCGAACTCGGCCCGGTCTTCCGCAAGTCGAGGCCCACGCTCTCCGTGTGGGCCCCCACCGCCCGGACGGTCTCGCTCGAACTCGACGGCCGTACGCACCCGATGAAGCGCGACGACCGCACCGGCGTCTGGTCGGTCACCGGCAAGAAGAGCTGGCGGGGCAAGCCCTACCGGTACGCGGTGACCGTCTGGGCCCCCACCGTCCAGAAGATGGTGACCAACAAGGTCACCGACCCCTACTCCACGGCCCTGACCGCCGACTCCGCCCGCAGCCTCGTCGTCGACCTCACCGACCCGAAGCTCGCCCCGCGCGGCTGGTCCGGTCTGAGGAAGCCCGCCGCCACCCCGCTGCGGGACGCCCAGATCCAGGAACTGCACGTCCGCGACTTCTCCGTCACGGACCGCACGGCGGCCCACCCGGGTGAGTACCTGGCCTTCACGGACTCCCGGTCCACGGGCATGCGGCACCTGAAGAAGCTCGCCGACTCCGGCACCAGCTACGTCCACCTGCTGCCCGTCTTCGACATCGGGACCATTCCGGAGAAGAAGAAGGACCAGCAGCAGCCCGCCTGCGATCTCCACGTCTACGCCCCCGACTCCGAGGAGCAGCAGGCCTGCGTCAGCAAGGCCGCCGCCAAGGACGGCTTCAACTGGGGCTACGACCCGCTGCACTACACCGTCCCCGAGGGCTCCTACGCCTCCGACCCGGACGGCACCCGGCGCACGGTCGAGTTCCGGCAGATGGTGCAGGGCCTCAACCGGGCCGGACTGCGCACCGTCATGGACGTCGTCTACAACCACACCGTCGCCTCCGGGCAGGACGACAAGTCGGTCCTCGACAGGATCGTCCCCGGCTACTACCAGCGGCTCCTGGAGGACGGCAGCGTCGCCACCTCCACCTGCTGCGCCAACACCGCGCCCGAGAACACCATGATGGGCAAGCTCGTCGTCGACTCGGTCGTCACCTGGGCGAAGGAGTACAAGGTCGACGGCTTCCGCTTCGACCTGATGGGCCACCACCCCAAGGAGAACATCCTCGCCGTCCGCGAGGCGCTGGACGGGCTGACGCTCGCGAAGGACGGCGTCGACGGCAAGAAGATCATCCTGTACGGGGAGGGCTGGAACTTCGGCGAGATCGCGGACGACGCCCGCTTCGTCCAGGCCACCCAGAAGAACATGGCCGGCACCGGCATCGCCACCTTCTCCGACCGGGCCCGCGACGCCGTGCGCGGCGGCGGCCCCTTCGACGAGGACCCCGGCGTCCAGGGCTTCGCCAGCGGCCTCTACACCGACCCCAACGCCTCCCCGGCCAACGGCACCCGCGCCGAGCAGAAGGCCCGGCTGCTGCACTACCAGGACCTGATCAAGGTCGGCCTGACCGGCAACCTCGCCGACTACACCTTCACCGACACCTCCGGCCGCACGGTCAAGGGCTCCGAGGTCGACTACAACGGGGCGCCCGCCGGATACGCGGCCGCACCCGGCGACGCCCTCGCCTACTCCGACGCCCACGACAACGAGACCCTCTTCGACGCCCTCGCCTTCAAGCTCCCGGCCGACACCACGGCAGCCGGACGGGCCAGGGCCCAGGTGGTGGCCATGGCCGCCTCCGTCCTCTCCCAGGGGCCCTCGCTCTCCCAGGCGGGCACCGACCTGCTGCGCTCCAAGTCCCTGGACCGCAACTCCTACGACAGCGGCGACTGGTTCAACGCCCTGCACTGGGACTGCCGCGACGGCAACGGCTTCGGCCGGGGCCTGCCGCCCGCCGCCGACAACCAGGACAAGTGGGCGTACGCGAAGCCGCTCCTGGCCGCCACCGGCACCATCGCGCCGGACTGCGCGCAGATCGACGGCGCCTCGGCCGCCTACCGCGACCTGCTCACCATCCGCAGTACCGAGAAGGAGTTCTCCCTGCGGACCGCCGGCCAGGTGCAGTCCGCCCTGTCCTTCCCGCTCTCCGGCACGGCCGAGAC